A single Lolium perenne isolate Kyuss_39 chromosome 6, Kyuss_2.0, whole genome shotgun sequence DNA region contains:
- the LOC127334518 gene encoding uncharacterized protein isoform X1, with protein MAGGSSLTAASELAVLFVFRPVLAVAFVLSFILLSWYVAWRTVLVHVPLVQEIAGLRRKKPVKPKPLNRGRIARFYESQAQRNSKSEGTS; from the exons ATGGCCGGAGGAAGCAGCCTGACCGCGGCGTCGGAGCTCGCCGTGTTATTCGTCTTCCGTCCCGTGCTCGCCGTCGCTTTCGTCCTCTCCTTCATCCTCCTCA GTTGGTACGTGGCGTGGAGGACGGTGTTGGTGCACGTCCCGCTCGTGCAGGAGATCGCCGGACTGCGCCGCAAGAAGCCCGTCAAGCCCAAGCCCCTCAACCGCGGTCGCATCGCCAGGTTCTACGAGTCGCAAGCACAGAG
- the LOC127334518 gene encoding uncharacterized protein isoform X2, with translation MAGGSSLTAASELAVLFVFRPVLAVAFVLSFILLSWYVAWRTVLVHVPLVQEIAGLRRKKPVKPKPLNRGRIARFYESQAQSKSEGTS, from the exons ATGGCCGGAGGAAGCAGCCTGACCGCGGCGTCGGAGCTCGCCGTGTTATTCGTCTTCCGTCCCGTGCTCGCCGTCGCTTTCGTCCTCTCCTTCATCCTCCTCA GTTGGTACGTGGCGTGGAGGACGGTGTTGGTGCACGTCCCGCTCGTGCAGGAGATCGCCGGACTGCGCCGCAAGAAGCCCGTCAAGCCCAAGCCCCTCAACCGCGGTCGCATCGCCAGGTTCTACGAGTCGCAAGCACAGAG